The following nucleotide sequence is from Actinomycetes bacterium.
GACGATGAACGTCGCCTGGTCCGGGAATCCTGCGAGCGGATGCTCAGGGCCACCACCCCCGAGCGATAGCCGACCGTCCCGGTCAGTGCGCGCTGGAAGTGCCGATCATGCGGGGGTCACGCCGGCAACGGCCGGGCGCTTCGGCTGCGGGGGTTTTCGCCTACCGGCGGCCGACGTCCGACCCGGGATCCGCCAAGCGAGCGGGTCGCCACATGGTGGTCACGAATGGCCCGTGCCCTGGGGCCTGGAACTCCCCGATCTTCTGGAAGCCCACCGAGGCGTACCGGTCGTTGTTCACCGGGTTCGACGACTCCAGGTACGCCGCGACCCCTTCAGCGTCGATCAGGGCCAGGTCGTGGCGCAGCAACGACATCCCGAACCCGTGTCCTCGATGCTGGGGTGCGGTGCCCAGCAGGCTCAGGTAGTAGTGCGGCTCATCGCGGGGATGAGCGGCCGCGAACCGTTCGAACAACTCGAAGTAGGTCTCAGCGCGGGCACCCAGCACCTCGTGGGCGACCTGCGCCAGCCGGGTCTCCTGCTCCTCGGACATCTCCGTCCCGTTCGGCGGGATCCACACCGAACATGCCTCACCATGCTCGGTGAGCCACGTCCAGGGGTAGCGCAACGCCCCGTCCACGAAGACACGCCACAACCGGGCGTGGTGAGCGGTGCTGCCGTCTGGCCGCGCCATCGCCCACGACCACAGTGGATCGGTCACGAACGCGGCCGAGATCAACGCTGTGACCGCTGCGGCGTCCCCGGGTCGGGCGACCTGACATGGGATCTGCTGGTCCATCCCCGCCTCCCCAACGCACGACCCTCCAGTGAACCAAATGGCACGTCAAGCCGTCGCCCAGGGGCTGGCCAGGGGCGCAGCCCCGAAGCCACCTCAGCGAACATCCCGAGGGTGGACCTGATTCGACCGACAGAGAGACTCCGAATGACAAGCACCCATAAGTGATGCTCCCCGGGGTGATCCGGCACTATCGCTCGCATGTCCTTGACCGCATGACCAACTCTCGTCTTGCCGCCCCAGGCAGCCGCATAGCTCATGTGCTCACCGCCGAGCAATGAGGTTGGTGCGCCGAGTTGCTCGGCGCTGGGGAGTACGGCCTCGCGTTGGAGATGCTTGCTGACTGGCTCTGCGACGAGGAGACGCCCGTCCCGACCGGTGCCAGCGCCGAGGCCCTGAGCCTCGCTACGAAGAAGGGCGTCGAGGAGCGGAAGCATCCGGGCTCGCCTCGGATTGCCTCAGTCCGAGACGGAGATGACCAGCTTGCCGCGCACGTGACCCTCGCGGCTGCGCGCGAACGCAGCGGGCAGCTCCTCGAGCGGCAAGACATCGGCCACCGGGACGCGCAGCTGCCCGGCGTCGGCCAGCCGGCCGAGCTCGGCCAGACCCTCGGCCGAGGGCCGCACCCAAAACCACGAGCCTCCGGTCTCCAGCACCGACGCGTCAGCGATGGAGGCGTGCCGTCCGCCAGCGGTCAGCACGGCCATCGTGACGTCACGGACCCCGCCCACGAAGTCCGCGACGACGTCGACACCATCCGGCGCGACCGCGCGGATGCGCTCCACGACGCCGTCGCCGTAGGCAACGGGCGTGGTCCCGAGGCCGGAGAGGAACTCGTGGTTGACCGGCGACGCGGTGGCGATCACGCGGGCACCGCGCGCCTTGGCGATCTGGACGGCGAGGGCGCCGACACCACCCGCCCCGCCGTGCACGAGGACCGTGTCCGTGGCGGAGACGACCAGCCGGTCGAGCGTCTGCAGCGCCGTGAGCCCGGTCAGCGGGAGGCCACCCGCCTCGTCCCAGCTGAGCGCCGCAGACTTGCGTGCCACGCCACGCACGCTCATCGTCACGAGTTCGGCGAAGGTGCCGCCGTGGACGACGTCCTTGCGCGCGTAGGCCACGACCTCGTCCCCGACTTCGAACTCCGGGGTGTCGAAGCCGACCGACTCGACCGTGCCGGCGACATCCCAGCCGGGGACGACCGGGAAGACGGCGTCCATGAGGCCGTCCAGACCGCCGGACATCACCTTCCAGTCGACCGGGTTCACCCCTGCGCGCCTGACCCGGATGCGCACCTCGCCTGGACCCACCTTGGGGTCGGGCAGCTCCCGCAGGGTCAGGGCGTCGTCGGATCCGTACGCGTCATAGGCCATGGCTCTCATGCCTCAACGCTAGTCCGGTACCGGCGCCCCCACGATCATCGGAGCGTTCGCCCACTCACGCTCGGCACGGGAATGCGCCGCGCGGCTCACGAAGCGACATCCCCCGGCAAGAGCAGCCCTCGAAGCCGCGGCGGACGCCAACGAGCGGCGGCCCGAGGAACCGACGCCGCGTCGTTGGAGGGGACGTCCGCCCAAGTAGCCGCTGCCGATCGCGTGCCGCTGAAGCTGCACGCGATGCCGGCACGTGCGCGGTCGAGGTCAGGCATTCTGTGCGGGTGGAGCTGGATGAGATCAGGGCCGAGTGGGACGCCGAGGCGAACACGTTCGACCAGGAGCCTGACCACGGGCTGCCCGACCCGGCGACCCGTGCGGCGTGGTGGCAACTTCTGTCCGACGTCCTCCCACCAGCACCGGCGAAGGTCGCTGACCTCGGGTCGGGAACGGGATCGATCTCGGTCCTGCTGGCGCAGCACGGCTACACCGTGCACGGCGTCGACCTATCTGCACGCATGGTCGAACAGGCCACCGCCAAGGTCGCGCTGAACAACGTCACCATTCCCTTCTCGGTGAGGGATGCCGCCGACCCTGACCTGCCACCGGGTGGGTTCGACGTGGTGTTCGCCC
It contains:
- a CDS encoding NADP-dependent oxidoreductase is translated as MRAMAYDAYGSDDALTLRELPDPKVGPGEVRIRVRRAGVNPVDWKVMSGGLDGLMDAVFPVVPGWDVAGTVESVGFDTPEFEVGDEVVAYARKDVVHGGTFAELVTMSVRGVARKSAALSWDEAGGLPLTGLTALQTLDRLVVSATDTVLVHGGAGGVGALAVQIAKARGARVIATASPVNHEFLSGLGTTPVAYGDGVVERIRAVAPDGVDVVADFVGGVRDVTMAVLTAGGRHASIADASVLETGGSWFWVRPSAEGLAELGRLADAGQLRVPVADVLPLEELPAAFARSREGHVRGKLVISVSD
- a CDS encoding GNAT family N-acetyltransferase, giving the protein MDQQIPCQVARPGDAAAVTALISAAFVTDPLWSWAMARPDGSTAHHARLWRVFVDGALRYPWTWLTEHGEACSVWIPPNGTEMSEEQETRLAQVAHEVLGARAETYFELFERFAAAHPRDEPHYYLSLLGTAPQHRGHGFGMSLLRHDLALIDAEGVAAYLESSNPVNNDRYASVGFQKIGEFQAPGHGPFVTTMWRPARLADPGSDVGRR
- a CDS encoding class I SAM-dependent methyltransferase, which gives rise to MELDEIRAEWDAEANTFDQEPDHGLPDPATRAAWWQLLSDVLPPAPAKVADLGSGTGSISVLLAQHGYTVHGVDLSARMVEQATAKVALNNVTIPFSVRDAADPDLPPGGFDVVFARHVVWALPDPATALGNWVDLLSPRGRLVLVEGVWFNGAGISSQDLTRLVQPLVSTVEVTPLPDPRLWGRTIKDARYLLVATI